In a genomic window of uncultured Campylobacter sp.:
- a CDS encoding metallophosphoesterase: MIKIKHINEDNYARIFVFGDLHGSLGLFNLMLKKINLSKKDLIIILGDSCDRGEDTIGLYKRYAELVRNGYALIHVLGNHEKMMMDGYFGGNALDHQIWLRNGGDKTKRSIYKRNLNSFALSWLKDFINDMPHVVSSEKNIFVHAAFDGGKSEEEQDEDYVLWSIEPFWEGNNTGKQIFHGHVVSEENRITRHANNVFSMDVGAVFFKRLEIMEIKSGEKFEADLREQK; the protein is encoded by the coding sequence ATGATAAAGATAAAACACATAAACGAAGATAATTACGCGCGGATTTTTGTATTCGGCGATCTGCACGGCTCCCTCGGGCTTTTTAACCTGATGCTTAAAAAGATAAATTTGAGCAAAAAAGATCTGATAATCATCCTGGGCGACAGCTGCGACCGCGGCGAGGATACGATCGGGCTTTATAAAAGATACGCCGAGCTAGTTAGAAACGGATACGCGCTGATCCACGTGCTAGGAAATCACGAAAAAATGATGATGGACGGGTATTTCGGCGGCAACGCGCTAGATCATCAAATTTGGCTTAGAAACGGCGGCGACAAAACAAAAAGATCGATCTACAAGCGAAATTTAAACAGTTTCGCGCTCTCGTGGCTCAAGGATTTTATAAACGATATGCCCCACGTCGTAAGCTCTGAAAAAAACATATTCGTCCATGCAGCTTTTGACGGCGGCAAAAGCGAAGAGGAGCAGGACGAGGACTACGTGCTGTGGAGTATAGAGCCCTTTTGGGAGGGCAATAATACCGGCAAGCAGATATTTCACGGGCATGTCGTAAGCGAGGAAAATAGGATAACCAGACACGCAAATAACGTCTTTTCGATGGACGTTGGAGCCGTGTTTTTTAAAAGGCTAGAGATAATGGAGATAAAAAGCGGCGAGAAATTTGAAGCGGATTTAAGGGAGCAAAAATGA
- the coaE gene encoding dephospho-CoA kinase (Dephospho-CoA kinase (CoaE) performs the final step in coenzyme A biosynthesis.) codes for MPQFKHAVVITGSIGSGKSTVCKLLAGLGFEIIDADSIAHEQLNLCASEVAAEFGDEVLSGGKIDRKKLGALAFKDAGKLKILERILHPKIRLEILSRAAKLESAGRTYFVDIPLFFERRDAYKEFSRVAAVYAPKETLISRVMKRNELSYDASKRRVELQIDIEEKRAAANFTIENVGDFENLKSETLKFLSEISSKPRT; via the coding sequence ATGCCGCAATTTAAACACGCAGTCGTCATCACGGGCAGCATCGGCAGCGGTAAAAGCACGGTTTGCAAGCTGCTTGCCGGGCTCGGATTTGAGATCATCGACGCGGACTCTATCGCCCACGAACAGCTAAATTTGTGCGCGAGCGAGGTCGCGGCGGAGTTTGGAGACGAGGTTTTAAGCGGCGGCAAAATCGATAGAAAAAAGCTCGGCGCGCTAGCGTTTAAGGATGCGGGCAAGCTAAAAATTTTAGAGCGAATTTTGCACCCAAAAATCAGGCTTGAAATTTTATCTCGCGCGGCAAAGCTAGAAAGCGCGGGCAGGACGTATTTCGTAGATATCCCGCTATTTTTTGAAAGGCGGGACGCCTACAAAGAGTTTTCGCGCGTAGCGGCCGTTTATGCACCCAAAGAGACGCTAATCTCGCGCGTGATGAAGCGAAACGAGCTTAGCTACGACGCCTCAAAACGCCGCGTAGAGCTACAAATAGACATCGAGGAAAAGCGCGCTGCGGCAAATTTTACGATAGAAAACGTCGGAGACTTTGAAAATTTAAAAAGCGAGACGTTAAAGTTTTTAAGCGAAATTTCATCCAAACCCCGCACGTAA
- the purM gene encoding phosphoribosylformylglycinamidine cyclo-ligase has product MISYKDAGVDIDAGNDFVNAIKPFVKATQTPHVLGGIGSFSGAVRLPAGYKKPAILGATDGVGTKLRLAIDARKFEGVGQDLVAMCVNDLICNFAEPLFFLDYYATAKLEIADAKEVVKSIAEGCKLARCALIGGETAEMPSMYEKGDFDLAGFAVGIAEEDEIDRSKFVREGDVLIALPSSGLHSNGFSLARKVIAELGLKFDDKVDGRALIDVLLQPTRIYVGDFLNLKDKIHALAHITGGGIVENLPRVFPDGLGAKIEHAAIRTPEIFKIIAQKVEPAEMMRTFNMGVGMIVVVSKENADFVLANTDGYVIGEVVKGQGAQLV; this is encoded by the coding sequence ATGATAAGCTACAAAGACGCGGGCGTCGATATAGACGCGGGAAATGACTTCGTAAACGCGATAAAACCATTCGTCAAAGCTACGCAAACTCCGCACGTTTTGGGCGGTATCGGCTCGTTTTCAGGCGCGGTGAGACTGCCCGCAGGCTACAAAAAGCCCGCGATCCTGGGCGCCACCGACGGCGTGGGTACAAAGCTGCGACTCGCGATCGACGCGCGCAAATTTGAGGGCGTCGGCCAAGATCTCGTCGCGATGTGCGTGAATGATCTCATCTGTAACTTCGCCGAGCCGCTATTTTTTCTCGACTACTACGCGACGGCAAAGCTCGAGATCGCGGATGCCAAAGAGGTAGTAAAAAGTATCGCCGAGGGCTGCAAGCTCGCCCGCTGCGCGCTTATCGGCGGCGAGACGGCGGAGATGCCCTCGATGTATGAAAAGGGCGACTTCGACCTCGCGGGCTTTGCCGTGGGTATCGCCGAGGAGGACGAGATCGACCGCTCTAAATTCGTGCGCGAAGGCGACGTGCTCATCGCTCTCCCTAGCAGCGGCCTGCACTCAAACGGCTTCTCGCTCGCGCGCAAAGTGATCGCCGAGCTAGGGCTAAAATTTGACGATAAAGTAGACGGTCGCGCGCTCATCGACGTACTTTTGCAGCCGACTAGGATTTACGTCGGCGACTTTTTAAATTTAAAAGACAAGATCCACGCTCTAGCGCACATCACGGGCGGAGGCATCGTGGAAAATTTGCCGCGCGTATTTCCGGATGGGCTGGGTGCGAAGATCGAACACGCCGCAATCCGCACGCCTGAAATCTTTAAAATCATCGCGCAAAAAGTAGAGCCCGCAGAGATGATGAGGACGTTTAACATGGGCGTTGGTATGATCGTCGTAGTGTCGAAAGAAAATGCGGACTTCGTGCTCGCTAACACCGACGGCTACGTCATCGGCGAGGTCGTAAAAGGGCAGGGCGCGCAGCTTGTGTAA
- a CDS encoding Zn-dependent hydrolase gives MSINLDRLKALFSEINAVNDESFGAGMSRLAYTREDKAARELFIARCKEAGLKVRIDAIGNIFARRQGTQPELPAVALGSHLDTVINGGEFDGILGVLGGLELIRSLNDEGVQTRRPLELVVFECEESSRFNIATLGSKVMCGKLSYEKLKDVRDFQGRAIGEIFAEFGIDLANIEKAKNLTPGYESFFELHIEQGPLLDNENIQIGVVSAIAAPHRFSVRVQGQAQHSGTTAMKYRRDALCAAAQIVLSVESVARENAANGVVATAGNCTVKPGVMNVVPGETTLLIDLRGIDLRTREAAYEQILAEISRIESQRDVKCEIKQLAFDEPRTLDGRLIDLIAQKAEQLGLSFEVMPSGAGHDAMHMSALCPTAMIFIPSKGGISHNPAEFSSWNDIANGVNLLKSVVLETAGRA, from the coding sequence ATGAGTATAAATTTAGATAGACTTAAGGCGCTTTTTAGCGAGATAAACGCCGTAAACGACGAGAGCTTCGGCGCCGGGATGAGCCGCCTAGCCTACACGCGCGAGGATAAGGCTGCCAGGGAGCTATTTATCGCGCGCTGTAAGGAAGCGGGCCTAAAAGTACGCATAGACGCGATCGGAAATATCTTCGCTAGGCGCCAAGGTACCCAGCCCGAGCTGCCGGCGGTAGCGCTTGGCTCACACCTAGACACCGTGATAAACGGCGGCGAATTTGACGGTATCCTCGGCGTCCTGGGCGGACTGGAGCTCATCAGATCGCTAAACGACGAGGGCGTGCAAACGCGCAGACCGCTTGAGCTAGTCGTCTTTGAGTGCGAGGAGTCGAGCCGATTTAACATCGCGACGCTTGGTAGCAAGGTCATGTGCGGCAAGCTGAGTTATGAAAAGCTAAAAGACGTCCGCGACTTTCAGGGACGCGCGATAGGCGAGATCTTTGCCGAGTTTGGCATCGATCTAGCAAACATCGAAAAGGCTAAAAATTTGACGCCTGGCTACGAGAGCTTTTTTGAGCTACACATCGAGCAAGGGCCGCTACTGGATAACGAAAATATCCAAATCGGCGTTGTGAGCGCCATCGCCGCGCCGCACAGATTTAGCGTACGCGTACAGGGCCAGGCTCAGCACTCCGGCACGACTGCGATGAAGTACCGCCGCGACGCGCTTTGCGCAGCGGCACAGATAGTGCTGTCAGTCGAGAGCGTCGCGCGCGAAAACGCGGCAAACGGCGTGGTGGCGACCGCGGGCAACTGCACGGTAAAGCCGGGCGTCATGAACGTCGTACCTGGCGAGACTACGCTGCTAATCGACCTGCGCGGTATCGACCTACGCACGCGCGAAGCGGCCTACGAGCAGATCCTGGCCGAAATCTCGCGCATCGAATCACAGCGCGACGTCAAATGCGAGATCAAGCAATTAGCCTTCGACGAGCCGCGCACGCTGGACGGCCGACTCATCGATCTCATCGCCCAAAAAGCCGAGCAGCTCGGACTTAGCTTTGAAGTCATGCCAAGCGGTGCCGGGCACGACGCTATGCATATGAGCGCGCTCTGTCCTACGGCGATGATCTTCATCCCGTCTAAAGGCGGCATCAGCCACAATCCGGCGGAATTTTCTAGCTGGAACGATATCGCTAACGGCGTAAATTTACTAAAAAGCGTGGTTTTAGAAACGGCGGGTAGAGCTTGA
- a CDS encoding leucine-rich repeat domain-containing protein codes for MSEFINFKSKIVEQKAKARLKNSGLLRRVGNRDYVSEEAASGVTKMQFCSDKFTDGDLADLGHFANLKSLEISSQNVHDLSNLPAFSSLEALDIDAPCGDAAPLAKFKKLKKLRLFSVLITDFTPLASLSELRTLKLYDCGVKDVSFLSELKKLKSLKLSNNDISDVSPLARLANLTELWLDRNRIQDLRPLAALAKLKELNIEVNGVQDLAPIGELRELECLRADDNRIADVSPLANLAKLCVLYLSQNALTDVSALKFCRALENIQLDLNQILDVTSLLALPRLKFLTADTSVNHAGFEVKFDKSEGLICLGDVDDEANYARYFAFSAKETE; via the coding sequence ATGAGCGAATTTATAAATTTTAAAAGCAAAATCGTGGAACAAAAGGCAAAAGCCAGGCTAAAAAATAGCGGCCTGCTGCGCCGAGTCGGCAACCGCGACTACGTGAGCGAGGAGGCGGCTTCGGGCGTAACTAAAATGCAGTTTTGCAGCGATAAATTCACGGACGGCGACCTTGCTGATTTGGGGCATTTTGCAAATCTAAAATCTCTGGAAATCAGCTCGCAAAACGTGCATGATCTTTCAAATTTGCCCGCTTTTAGCTCGCTTGAGGCGCTAGATATAGATGCCCCGTGCGGTGACGCCGCACCGCTAGCTAAATTTAAAAAGCTAAAAAAATTGCGGCTTTTTAGCGTTTTGATCACGGATTTTACGCCGCTTGCAAGCCTTAGCGAGCTTAGGACGCTAAAGCTTTACGATTGCGGGGTTAAGGACGTTTCGTTTTTGAGCGAGCTTAAAAAACTAAAATCGCTAAAGCTTTCAAACAACGATATTTCAGATGTTTCGCCGCTTGCGCGCCTCGCAAATTTAACCGAGCTTTGGCTGGATAGAAACCGCATCCAAGACCTCCGTCCGCTTGCGGCGCTAGCGAAGCTAAAAGAGCTAAATATCGAAGTAAACGGCGTCCAAGACCTAGCGCCTATCGGCGAACTTAGAGAGCTAGAATGCCTGCGCGCGGACGATAACCGTATCGCGGACGTCTCGCCTTTGGCAAATCTAGCAAAACTGTGCGTGCTATACCTCAGCCAAAACGCTCTTACGGACGTATCGGCGCTTAAATTTTGCCGCGCGCTAGAAAACATTCAACTTGACCTTAATCAAATTTTAGACGTTACGTCGCTTTTAGCTTTGCCGAGGCTTAAATTTCTAACCGCCGATACGAGCGTAAATCACGCGGGCTTTGAAGTAAAATTTGACAAAAGCGAGGGGCTAATTTGCTTGGGCGACGTAGACGACGAGGCAAACTACGCGCGGTATTTTGCGTTTAGCGCAAAAGAGACCGAGTAA
- a CDS encoding undecaprenyl-diphosphate phosphatase has translation MELSHIIVLALVQGISEFLPVSSSAHLVLVPKLLGWADQGLAFDVAVHVGTLVAILIYFKDRIAALLRDFFASIAQKKTVGQSTLVWATGFGTIPVGLFGLAFGDFIEQYARNGALIAIMTIVFGLILGFADKKSGVKDEAAITIKIALIIGLAQAIALIPGVSRSGVTMTAALMLGFSRTASANFSFLLSIPVIVLAGGLEAIKVFKMPDALPWSDLAIGAAISGVSAYLCVRLFMAMLQRISMMPFVIYRLVLGVFLLLTFL, from the coding sequence ATGGAACTCTCGCATATCATCGTTTTAGCCCTAGTTCAGGGCATTAGCGAGTTTTTGCCCGTATCTAGCTCGGCGCATCTAGTGCTGGTGCCAAAGCTGCTAGGATGGGCCGATCAAGGACTAGCCTTTGACGTCGCCGTTCACGTAGGCACGCTAGTTGCGATTTTGATTTATTTTAAAGACCGCATCGCCGCGCTTTTGAGAGATTTTTTCGCCTCGATCGCTCAAAAAAAGACGGTCGGCCAAAGCACGCTCGTGTGGGCGACGGGTTTTGGCACGATCCCCGTGGGGCTGTTTGGCCTAGCCTTTGGCGATTTTATCGAGCAGTACGCTAGAAACGGCGCTTTGATCGCTATTATGACCATAGTTTTTGGATTAATTTTAGGCTTTGCCGATAAAAAAAGCGGCGTAAAGGACGAAGCCGCCATCACGATAAAAATCGCCCTAATCATCGGCCTAGCGCAAGCAATCGCGCTCATACCGGGCGTTTCGCGCTCGGGCGTGACGATGACTGCGGCGCTAATGCTCGGTTTTTCTCGAACGGCGAGCGCAAATTTTTCGTTTTTGCTCTCGATCCCGGTTATCGTGCTAGCAGGCGGTTTGGAGGCTATTAAAGTCTTTAAGATGCCCGATGCGCTACCTTGGAGCGACCTTGCTATCGGCGCGGCGATTAGCGGCGTTAGCGCGTATCTTTGCGTACGGCTATTTATGGCGATGTTGCAGCGCATTTCGATGATGCCGTTTGTGATTTATCGTTTGGTTTTGGGCGTATTTTTGCTCCTAACGTTTTTATAA